One genomic window of Cannabis sativa cultivar Pink pepper isolate KNU-18-1 chromosome 2, ASM2916894v1, whole genome shotgun sequence includes the following:
- the LOC115720258 gene encoding uncharacterized protein LOC115720258, whose translation MHVGVETIDGNYKFVLSVVYAYNDEEGRKELWKELMQVAQNDSWLVMGDFNDILAKEERIGNRVKYRPSQDFIHYVSNCLLEDVKSCGNFYTWSNKQQGDDRIFLKIDRAMANQSWMDMFPNAEVNFMNEELMDHTPVVMSFYDMAPSGKKPFRYFKMWNTHPDFTTAVAASRNQQTTVHKMFQVVTKLKRLKGVLRELNKQAFSNIQRANEKAKDLLNQIQNRVQQDPLNQNLLQEELAARKDYTASLKNYQSYLRQNAKVTWLKSGDENTALFHAKLGGGKINRRNKDIRSFFGILQRAVGQYNAREKTCFNKLVHSGVVVSDQHANWLYQKYSCEEIKAAVFAILGIKAPGPDGYSSYFFQDSWELIQEDLCAAVQNFLHSGQILKEINSTVLTLIPKVKCPNTVSDFKPIACCNVIYKVATKLICSGLKHVLPELVAQNQEGFVQGRFIAHNIMICQDLIRNYGRRNTKPSCMIKLDLQKAYDTIEWDFLEEMLRAFQFPNKFITLIMNCVRTPKFSLMFNGTMHRFFESKRGLSQGDPLSPLLFVLGMEYLSRIMTKIGQKQEFKFHERCESLKLNHLSFANDVLLFCHGDFKSV comes from the exons ATGCATGTGGGGGTTGAAACAATTGATGGGAACTATAAGTTTGTCTTAAGTGTTGTGTATGCTTATAATGACGAAGAGGGAAGGAAAGAACTGTGGAAAGAGCTGATGCAGGTTGCTCAAAATGATTCCTGGTTAGTCATGGGAGATTTTAATGATATTCTAGCCAAGGAAGAAAGAATAGGGAATAGAGTCAAATATCGTCCTTCCCAGGACTTTATTCACTATGTTTCCAATTGCCTTCTGGAGGATGTGAAGTCTTGTGGCAACTTTTACACTTGGAGCAATAAGCAGCAAGGAGATGAtagaatttttttgaaaattgataGGGCCATGGCAAATCAGAGTTGGATGGACATGTTCCCTAATGCTGAGGTGAATTTTATGAATGAAGAGTTGATGGATCACACACCAGTTGTTATGTCTTTCTATGATATGGCTCCCAGTGGCAAGAAACCATTTCGATACTTCAAAATGTGGAACACTCATCCGGACTTTACTACAGCAGTAGCAGCCTCCAGGAATCAACAAACTACGGTGCACAAAATGTTCCAAGTGGTCACTAAACTCAAAAGATTGAAAGGGGTATTAAGGGAGTTGAATAAGCAAGCTTTCTCTAATATACAAAGGGCTAATGAGAAGGCTAAAGACCTGCTAAATCAGATTCAAAATAGAGTGCAGCAGGACCCGTTAAATCAGAATTTGTTGCAAGAGGAATTAGCAGCCCGAAAAGATTATACTGCCtcattaaaaaattatcaatcTTATCTTCGACAAAATGCTAAGGTGACTTGGCTCAAAAGTGGAGATGAAAATACAGCTTTATTTCATGCAA AACTAGGAGGGGGAAAGATTAACAGAAGAAACAAAGATATCAGAAGCTTTTTTGGCATATTACAAAGGGCTGTTGGGCAATACAATGCAAGGGAGAAGACCTGTTTTAACAAATTGGTGCATTCGGGGGTTGTTGTATCTGATCAACATGCTAATTGGTTGTACCAGAAGTACTCATGTGAAGAAATCAAGGCTGCTGTTTTTGCAATACTAGGAATCAAAGCCCCAGGACCGGACGGGTACTCAAGCTACTTTTTCCAGGATTCTTGGGAGCTCATTCAAGAAGATTTGTGTGCTGCAGTCCAAAATTTCTTGCACTCGGGGCAGATCCTGAAGGAGATCAACTCCACTGTGCTTACTCTCATTCCAAAAGTGAAATGCCCAAATACTGTAAGTGACTTCAAACCTATTGCTTGTTGCAATGTCATATACAAAGTTGCAACTAAATTGATCTGTTCCGGATTGAAACATGTTCTTCCTGAGTTAGTGGCACAGAATCAGGAGGGCTTTGTACAGGGAAGATTTATAGCGCACAATATTATGATTTGCCAAGATCTAATCAGGAATTATGGGAGAAGAAACACAAAGCCTAGTTGTATGATCAAGTTGGATCTACAAAAGGCATATGATACCATTGAGTGGGATTTCTTAGAAGAGATGTTGAGGGCTTTTCAGTTTCCTAATAAGTTCATAACTCTCATTATGAACTGTGTTAGGACTCCAAAGTTCTCTCTAATGTTCAATGGAACAATGCATAGATTTTTTGAATCTAAAAGAGGATTAAGCCAGGGGGATCCACTCTCCCCTTTGCTATTTGTGCTTGGAATGGAGTATCTTTCAAGGATTATGACTAAGATTGGGCAGAAGCAGGAATTCAAGTTCCATGAAAGATGTGAAAGTCTAAAACTCAACCACTTGAGCTTTGCAAATGATGTGCTCCTCTTTTGTCATGGTGACTTTAAGAGTGTATAA
- the LOC115721304 gene encoding uncharacterized protein LOC115721304 has translation MESPEPLSEWEQIDSPSPRSPPPHQSVFSSHMADTQIQQQNHSPDSSSSSSPTPALSSSSSTNLESNEEDAQAQRRRPESSDSRLAAVKEFKKQLRLRMGILKTDVLGAATKICNYRLVALWRFWSIVSVAGAITAVLLSLLYAKMRRPRWRPTVLRRRRGENNEPLLLLLKEKDEKISQLLVQIAHMNEALSARRRVPVIRVG, from the exons ATGGAATCTCCGGAGCCCTTAAGCGAATGGGAGCAAATCGACTCACCTTCCCCTCGCTCCCCTCCTCCACACCAATCCGTTTTTTCTTCTCACATGGCCGATACTCAAATTCAACAACAAAACCACTCTCCTGATTCCTCATCATCTTCTTCGCCGACGCCGGCGTTGTCTTCGTCATCCTCGACCAATTTGGAGTCTAACGAAGAGGACGCTCAAGCTCAACGGCGGCGGCCTGAATCATCAGACTCTCGGCTCGCGGCGGTGAAAGAATTCAAGAAGCAATTGAGATTGCGAATGGGGATCCTGAAGACCGATGTTCTTGGCGCGGCTACCAAGATTTGTAATTACAGATTGGTAGCGCTGTGGAGATTTTGGTCGATTGTTTCGGTGGCCGGAGCGATTACGGCGGTGTTGCTCTCTCTGCTCTACGCCAAGATGAGGCGTCCGCGATGGAGACCGACTGTTCTTCGCCGCCGGCGCGGCGAAAATAACGAGCCTCTGCTCCTTCTGCTTAAAGAGAAAGATGAG AAAATCAGCCAGTTGCTTGTTCAGATTGCTCATATGAATGAAGCTTTATCGGCTCGGCGAAGGGTTCCTGTAATTCGAGTTGGTTGA